The following are from one region of the Odontesthes bonariensis isolate fOdoBon6 chromosome 12, fOdoBon6.hap1, whole genome shotgun sequence genome:
- the wnt6b gene encoding protein Wnt-6, whose amino-acid sequence MTVRLSRIQLALFFILLCPVNIIGLWWAVGSPLVMDPNSICRKAKRLAGKQAELCQTQPEIVNEVAKGARLGVRECQYQFRYRRWNCTSHNRYFGKILQQDIRETAFVYAITAAGVTHAVTQACSMGDLLQCGCEATRNRAPPRPPSSSSSGDGVKWEWGGCGDDVEFGYEKSKQFMDARRRRGKSDIRTLIDLHNNEAGRLAVKLYMRTECKCHGLSGSCTLRTCWKKMPHFREVGDRLLERFNGASKVMGGNDGKTLIPVGQNIKPPDKQDLIYSDESPDFCLANRKTGSLGTRGRMCNSTAMDISGCDLLCCERGYREETVVFEENCLCRFHWCCVVQCKKCLVRKELSLCH is encoded by the exons GGCAGTGGGCAGTCCTCTGGTCATGGACCCCAACAGCATTTGTAGGAAAGCAAAACGTCTAGCGGGGAAGCAGGCTGAACTTTGCCAGACTCAGCCAGAGATTGTCAACGAGGTGGCCAAAGGAGCTAGGCTGGGTGTCAGGGAGTGCCAGTACCAGTTCAGGTATCGCCGCTGGAACTGCACCAGCCACAACAGATACTTTGGCAAAATACTACAGCAAG ATATCCGGGAAACAGCTTTCGTCTATGCCATCACAGCAGCTGGCGTAACTCACGCTGTGACCCAGGCCTGCAGCATGGGAGACCTCCTGCAATGTGGCTGTGAAGCGACCAGGAACAGAGCGCCTCCAAGGCCACCTTCATCCTCCTCATCTGGGGATGGGGTTAAGTGGGAGTGGGGGGGGTGCGGAGATGATGTGGAGTTTGGTTATGAAAAGTCAAAACAGTTTATGGATGCCAGGAGGAGAAGGGGCAAAAGCGATATCAGGACGCTCATTGACCTCCACAACAATGAAGCTGGCAGACTG GCAGTGAAGCTCTACATGAGGACTGAATGCAAGTGCCACGGACTCTCGGGCTCGTGCACCTTGCGCACGTGCTGGAAAAAGATGCCTCATTTCCGTGAAGTGGGCGACCGCCTGCTGGAGCGTTTCAATGGCGCCTCCAAGGTGATGGGTGGCAACGACGGGAAAACCTTGATCCCCGTTGGCCAGAATATCAAGCCGCCAGATAAGCAGGACCTGATCTACTCGGATGAGTCTCCAGATTTTTGCCTGGCAAACCGGAAAACGGGTTCACTGGGAACACGGGGGCGGATGTGCAACAGCACAGCCATGGACATCAGCGGCTGTGATTTGTTGTGCTGTGAGCGAGGCTACCGGGAGGAAACGGTGGTGTTTGAGGAGAACTGTTTGTGTCGTTTCCATTGGTGTTGTGTTGTCCAGTGCAAGAAATGCCTGGTACGAAAAGAGCTTAGTCTGTGTCACTGA